Within the Salvia hispanica cultivar TCC Black 2014 chromosome 4, UniMelb_Shisp_WGS_1.0, whole genome shotgun sequence genome, the region AAAAACAGATAACATAGATTCAGTTTCTATAgcataaacataaataaaaaagaaaagaaaaatcaaacatcAACATTGCAGTCCATGAGGAGCTGATACTTGATCCCGGATCCAACGGCGGTGATCCCATCATATTTATGGCCGAAATTAATATAGGCGGGGCAGCTGACATACAGGTGATAACTCCCCGAAATAAACGTCCCAACCTTCCATCTAACCCTGCCGTCAACTCTGACGTGGATGAGCACCGTCCCCGTCAGCTCGTCCTGCCCGAGCGACGTCGCCAGGTACGGCGCCACCGGCACCTCCCTGCCGTACACGAAGGGCGACCAGACGGTGATGTCCTTGTGGCCCTGGTAGGACGGGGGCAGCCTCATCGGCAGGGTGATCTGCTGGCTGTGGTAGGCCGCGTAGACGTCGAGGCGGTCGTAGTAGACGCCGATCCTGGCGTTGGGGTTTCTGGCGGAGAGGGTGATCTGGAAGGTGGCCGTCAGGAGGCTGGGGCCGGAGAGGTTGAAAGCGAACACCGTGGCGTCTTGAAGGATGAAATGCGGCTTCGTTGGCCGGAGGATCAGCCACACCAATAGGATCGCCAAGAGGACGGCGGCCGCGAACGCTGCGGCGGCTAGGAAGATGTTGCGGTAGAGCTTCTTGCGGTGGTGGTCGTCGTGGTTGCCGCAGTCCTTGGAcgtcatgttttgttttttgggaGAGAGTTAGTGATGAATGTGTTGGgagaattttaatgaaatgaaacttACTTTTTCAATACTACTATGTAAAGGTGATATCGACTTGTAACGATAGAGTGTGGTTTTGTGTACATGTTATAAATATGTTGGACTTGTTAATTTACGCAGAGTTTGGATTTTGGGCACTCTAATTAATGCTCTATCCAATATAATTAGTGTGTAAATTCATATTCAATTCCGTTAAGgtttggaaattaaaattgaaattttaattttttttccgttGTCTCCTCACAAATTTTCTATTGTGTATGAGTTTATACGAATTTAATaaatacgaattttaataGAAACATCATACATTTACGTGTATTAGTTTAGATGTGTGGCACTGGCATGACTTGTAGGAAACGTTGTTTTGTTGGCATTGTCATTGGTTTGATAAAGAGTGgagttaaaaagaaaaaaataattatatcgCTGTTATGAGTACATCAAATGACGTCATTTTGAACATTATTATTATCCTCCTAggaaatttttgtatatttcttggagaaatatatatagataataaaataattgagaaaaaattgaaacttgatatagttttttgttttcaaatattagAGCATAACTGATTACTTTAATAAATCCTAGTACTATCATTAATCATTATGttaaatttgttttcaaatttcgTTTGGGATGAGTTACTCATATGATATGGGGTGGGTGGGAGACGGTAATCCGATGTCAGAAGACTCATGTTCTCGACTACCACcaatttttatgtaaatttttaagtCTACATCACATATGAATTTTAAGTATGGTTTCTCTTTCGTGTAGTGCTATGATATGAATTATTCAACTGCttttattggaaaaaaatcaaaacttatcTGTATCTTTTCAATCTTTTAGGAAATTGCTATCATATATTATCAATCTATTTTGTTCACTCTTTTTGGGGTATAGATTGTAATTGTACTCCAACCATATGATCAAAACGTggaatttatgtttatttatttatttatattaattatataaatctcaatttaaattatttaaaataagtatgtTACTCAAGTAAAGAagagtattttaaatttgatggaATTTAAAAGATACTATGAAAGATTGGTATTAATAATACGAAaaaagatatataaaaaattaagaagaaaGTAGTATAAGAAGAGAGGAAATTGACAGAAACCATATACTTAATGAGGCACACAAAgatttttttaggtatttttttttaataattacagAAGTAGATACATCTTCAGTGGACAAAATCACAATTTGAggcaaaaatttgaaaagtgaCCATCCTTGCTGATGGAGTAAGGAAGACTAAAAGTAGCGATATCCGTCAACTAAAATCGCAGTTCCATCAGTTACATAAGAATTATAGACTGAATTTGGACTCCAAGTCTCCaaccacaaaattaaaataaattgtatcaTTGTCTACGAAAACTGTGTAATGTATAAACTAGGTAACAACCAAGAGGATAAGTGGAGTAGTACTCTATTTGtaccatagtaatagagtcattttgtcattttggtacgttgcatagtaataaagtcatttccattttagtaaaagtcaacacattttttcacacatactttattttctcttacttttttctctcttcatctctctaccttttttcattttccattttattctcCGTTTACCTaattcatttaacacaatttttcttaatctctgtacCGAAAAAAAACATCTCCGTTACtatatggaatggagggagtactatataaggGGTGGACCCACGTCGAGTTCCCTGGGACCCCACCCATTTGAgattgtgtatatattttaaattcataggaCAACATTTAGCCGTTCGTTCTGTAGTGTAGTTGGTTGGCAAGGGAAACTAGTGTAGTTGGTTGGCATCCTGGTTGCCCAAGTTCAAGTCCTCTTCCTTGCGGCAATGATCAAAATCGAAACTAATATGAACAAATCAAATATGAAACAAGACATGATTTTGTTGTCacattagtatttgattttgacCATAAATTATTCGAACAAACAATTCATATGTGAATCATGTGATGGAAGCCAAAATTTTTACGTCATCAAATTCatggttatttattttagttcttttcaaaaaatgaaatttatttagattagatacttttatttctatgataaaaagtgataaaagagcagaataatagtaataaaaataatgtgaaGTACCTCGCATCTCAAACGTGTGATTAGTGATTAAGAATTCGTCCAAATCTTAGCTGCTTCAATATTTCTTTTAGTTAATTCAAAAGAATAAGAAGGGATTCAGCAATAAACAAagacaaaaaatgaaatagttgaTTTTGAAAGTGTAAAGTGTATATACTAGGGTAGTTTCCACTTTCTGCACATTTTTGTTTCTCACAACAGGATTCTTCATTTTGTGATTCTCCATTTGATTTCGGGGTTTTAGGGTTCCTTCACCACATCTCACCGGAAAGGTACATACAAATCAAGTTTCCCTTCTCCTTTTGTTTTGCGGCGATGATTCTTCTGAGCTTTTACCGTAACATTCAATCCCGATAATCGCAAATTTCTAGTAACCCAGGCTAGCTAATTTTGGATGTTTGATATTCTCCTACAAGTTTGAAATGtgtttagaaattaaattgattgatttgagATACTCACTCTTTTATAGGTCAttttaattagggtttttggcCTTAAAAACCATAAACTTTCCCCAAATTCcagtttttcccatgaactttcaaatttgtttttaaaaccacgaactttcgaTTTGTACGCAATTTgccaacccgacccgaatacCCAATTACCACTTAAATTCCGCACGAAATTGTCCAGCGTGGACGCCGTAAAAATGACTGGGCAACGACGTCGTTTTATGCACGCCCTAATTTAAAACACATATCAGAATGTATTTGAGTATTTCTTCGACATTTAAGCTCGATTTAAGCCTCATTTGGAGCATTTTCTTCGAGATTTCAACTCCAAGTAGGTGTATTCTTCAATTCAGCGTTTGCTTTTTTTTGTTGGCTTTTGTGTATTCTTCAATTACCACTTAGATTTCAACTCCAGGTCGGTTGGCTTTTGTGTTGAAAATTGGTTTCCAATTTTTTGCAGCCCGATTTGCTTTTTAAGTTTATTTGGGCAATTTGTTTTcgaattagggtttttttgGGTAATTTTGGGTAAATTGTCGATGAGTTGAACTGAAAACTTGGGTGTTGGAAGCTTAGGTGCTTGAGATGTCGTCCTCTTCACAAACATCAAGTTGGAGTTCCGGTTGGAATTATAGGGAATATGTTATATGCAATCATGGAGTTCGTGCTGAGATTGGGACGTCCAGGACTGAAACTAATCCCGGAAGACGATTTTATCGCTGTGCTTCTTGGAAGGTATTTGTTGCGTCTCTATTTCACCGCTGTAAGCTGACACatactttaaattttatggagttttatttaattttgtagaaCGATGACTGTAAATTCTTTCGGTGGATTGAACCTTCTTCTCCGTTAAGCCTACACATTGAACTTAAGACGACCCGGCCAGTAAGAGACCagtttgaagaaaaatggagaTGTCAATACTTGAAGGCTATCTCCcttgaagagaaattgaatgCAAAGATCGAAGAGTGTGAATTGAAGAAAGAAGAGTGTGAATCCCTTCAATTAAGGATTGAAAAATTAGGGAAGAAGGTGCTAAAGTTACAGATAGTGATCATGCTGCTGTGTGTGATAATATTTGTCCTAGGTTGGTAATGTTGATGTATGATCTTTTCTTTTGTGTTTGGTAATGTTTATGTAATGGATGATGGTGAATTTGTAGGCTTTTGGTACCTTAGTGTGGGATGCTAATGTTATGTATGTTTATGTAAGTAATGGATGATGGTGAATTTGTAGCCTTTTGGTACCTTATTTTGGGATGTTAATCTTAACATTGAATTAGGCTTATTTGCAGCATGAGATGATGATGGTTCTAACAAAACAGCATCCAAAATAATGTTTAATGTCAAAGCATATGTGTTCATAAACTATCTAGAGTGCACAAACTTAGAtaaaacacaacacaaaagTAGAACACCAAAAGAACACCAAATGTAGATGTATGAACATGTAGTCAGATACATCATCAAGGTTTGCCAAAATACTTAAGGCTGATCATAGTTTGCCTAAAGCTGAACAAAGTATGCCAAAATACTGAAGGCTTTACAAAGTTTGCCAACACACTTCATCAAAAACCAACATAAATGTTCATAAACTGCCTAAACCCGGCTCTCTTGGGTGGCTAAGCCAGATTGTGCTTCAGATCCTGAGGGTGCTTGTTGATGGCGTGCTCGGCCTGTTTGTGGGCGTGCTCGGCCAGTCTGAGGGCGTGCTTGGCCTGTCTGTGGGCGTGCACCTGTCTGTGGGCGTGCTCCTGTACGTGGGCGTGCTCCTGTCTGTGGTTGTGCTCCTGTGTGTGGCCGTGCTCCAGTCTGTGGGCGTGCTCCTGTTGTGGCCGTGCTCGTTGCCGGCGTGCTTGTGGCTGCAGGTTTACAGGTACCACCTTTCGAGGTCGTCCTGGCTTCCCCTAATAAGAACAACACAAACTTAAAGTGAGATTTGAATGGATTGAAGTGCATTGTACCAAATCCATATGTATACCATAAATGTAAGTGCATTGTACCTTCTCCTTTGATGGCTTGGCAACTAGATCATTTTTGCACGATCTAGTATTGTGACCCTGCTGAAGGCATCTCTGACAAGTCATGGCACATGTCTTGCGAAGTTTATGGGGCCTAGATGGATCCTTCTCCAGTGGGTCCCTCTTCCTCATTTTCTTGGGTCTGCCAGGCATCTTCTTAGCAGGAGGTGGGGTGACCTTGTATCCTTCAGCCTCAGGCCACATGTTCTCACCATTCAAAGGTGGAATGCCAAAGCTGTGAGCCAGTTTGTACTTCTCCAAAGTGTAGTACTCATTCACATATGATTCAACATTTTCATGCAAGAAAGATATCACTGAATAAGCATGAATACAAGGGATTCCTGTAATATCCCAAACCCTACACCCACATGATCTCAAGGCTGGTGTGACTATAAATCTATTTTCTTCATAAGTAACCTCAAACTGACCCCCCAAAGCAGGCGTAGTGATACAATACCTGCTCTTATACATCAAATCCTccacttt harbors:
- the LOC125185223 gene encoding NDR1/HIN1-like protein 1, with protein sequence MTSKDCGNHDDHHRKKLYRNIFLAAAAFAAAVLLAILLVWLILRPTKPHFILQDATVFAFNLSGPSLLTATFQITLSARNPNARIGVYYDRLDVYAAYHSQQITLPMRLPPSYQGHKDITVWSPFVYGREVPVAPYLATSLGQDELTGTVLIHVRVDGRVRWKVGTFISGSYHLYVSCPAYINFGHKYDGITAVGSGIKYQLLMDCNVDV